The proteins below come from a single Halobacteriovorax sp. DA5 genomic window:
- a CDS encoding DUF4340 domain-containing protein, producing the protein MQNIKRNYFSASLVSILFITLLFGAVISEFFQAPVITSKELSNLQFLFTSDQIDKVEDISLQSNLGRFSLAKNKNQWIITKPRRINANEAIINKLLDSLKNVKIKKIFPKDPINLSNFSLDNPTSIVTLKGENGEDETISFGLINPIDNSTYVVSDKDNAIYHVNAVKFSLEKIDLPSLIDSRVFSYAPSDIRGVKVINSGKLRFEFSRNDKDIWVSGNKALDDEAVQEFLVKLTSFKSNSILDKRTEKMDSAIERYLAKPYYKVIVKIKTGEEIEYDLSWVLTSLPDLNIEKKENFIIRASNREHPFLVSKEYLNVLYKRLKSFRPSPLNNIIY; encoded by the coding sequence ATGCAAAATATAAAACGTAATTACTTTTCAGCTAGTCTTGTCTCAATACTCTTTATTACTCTCCTATTTGGAGCAGTTATTAGTGAGTTTTTTCAAGCACCGGTTATTACATCTAAAGAACTTTCTAATCTCCAATTTCTTTTCACAAGTGATCAGATTGATAAGGTTGAGGATATTTCACTTCAATCAAACCTTGGACGATTTAGTCTTGCTAAAAATAAAAACCAATGGATTATTACGAAGCCTAGAAGAATCAATGCTAATGAAGCAATCATTAATAAACTTTTAGACTCACTAAAAAATGTAAAGATTAAAAAGATCTTTCCAAAAGATCCAATCAACCTTTCAAACTTCTCCCTAGATAATCCAACTTCAATTGTTACATTAAAGGGTGAAAATGGAGAAGATGAAACGATCTCATTTGGACTTATCAATCCTATCGATAACTCTACATATGTTGTAAGCGATAAAGACAATGCGATCTACCACGTTAATGCCGTTAAGTTTTCACTTGAGAAAATCGACCTTCCATCACTTATTGACTCACGAGTCTTTAGTTATGCTCCAAGCGATATTAGAGGTGTTAAAGTTATAAACTCAGGCAAACTACGTTTTGAATTTAGTCGTAATGATAAAGACATCTGGGTATCAGGAAATAAGGCCCTTGATGATGAAGCAGTCCAAGAGTTCCTAGTTAAGCTAACGAGTTTTAAATCAAATTCAATCCTTGATAAGCGTACTGAAAAGATGGACAGTGCAATTGAGCGCTATCTTGCTAAGCCATATTATAAAGTTATTGTAAAAATTAAAACTGGTGAAGAGATTGAATATGATCTTTCTTGGGTATTAACTAGTCTTCCAGATCTTAATATTGAGAAAAAAGAGAACTTTATTATACGAGCTTCAAATAGAGAGCACCCTTTCTTAGTAAGCAAAGAGTATCTAAATGTATTATACAAAAGGCTTAAATCTTTTAGACCAAGCCCTTTGAATAATATTATTTACTAG